The proteins below are encoded in one region of Brassica napus cultivar Da-Ae chromosome A6, Da-Ae, whole genome shotgun sequence:
- the LOC106441516 gene encoding uncharacterized protein LOC106441516 — MQSSNEKASKLLSFLLIIVFVNHVFCDGNGTSSDLNLTVSISPHPLAVETSFKIPSPLPVETSFKFPSPLPVIPPGGEKNFGNGKIDLGGLEVIQVSISESTSQRVWRAFEGGPDNMGVSIFEPINLPAGFFTLGFYAQPNNRMLFGWVLVAKDVSGNSLRPPIDYMELGNTTSVVVKQDGPAYFWQPLCPNGYGAVGVFVTTSPVKPSLRQESISCVRSDHTEQMSEADAWVWGIEGVTVSSLRPANRGTEADGVYTGTFSFQQLNFPLPSLSCLRNTKFDLSSMPSQDQTRDLFRAYSPLIYFHPNEEFLPSSVDWVFSNGALLYQKGNESNPVPVQPNGSNLPQGGSDDGLYWLDYPADESARERVKRGDLGNTKVYLHIKPMFGGTFTDIVLWIFLPFNGNAHLKILFMKSLSLGNVGEHIGDWEHVTLRISNFNGELWRVYFSEHSGGSLVEACDLEFQGGNKPVAYASLHGHAMFSRPGLVLQGQDGNGIRNDMARSDKFFDTSTGYEVIAGQGIVEPPWLNYFRKWGPTVQHDLEKTIDGFAKTLPGFLRKKFRELTDKIPHEVLEEEGPTGPKVKQSWNADE, encoded by the coding sequence ATGCAATCGTCTAATGAAAAAGCCTCTAAACTTTTGAGTTTTCTTTTGATTATAGTATTTGTTAACCATGTATTTTGCGACGGAAATGGAACCAGCTCCGATTTGAATCTCACAGTTAGCATATCTCCGCATCCATTAGCTGTAGAGACAAGCTTCAAGATTCCTTCTCCATTACCTGTAGAGACAAGTTTTAAGTTTCCTTCTCCGTTGCCTGTTATCCCTCCGGGTGGTGAGAAAAACTTCGGGAATGGAAAGATAGATCTTGGAGGTCTTGAGGTGATCCAAGTCTCCATCTCAGAGTCAACGTCACAGAGGGTATGGAGAGCATTCGAGGGAGGGCCCGACAACATGGGAGTCAGCATCTTTGAACCCATCAATCTTCCTGCTGGTTTCTTCACACTTGGTTTCTATGCACAACCCAACAACCGTATGCTTTTCGGTTGGGTTCTTGTTGCAAAAGACGTATCCGGGAATAGCTTGAGACCACCCATTGACTACATGGAACTCGGTAACACTACCTCCGTCGTCGTCAAGCAAGATGGGCCAGCATATTTTTGGCAGCCTTTATGTCCCAACGGGTATGGAGCGGTTGGCGTGTTTGTCACTACTTCTCCGGTGAAGCCATCTTTAAGACAAGAATCAATAAGCTGTGTCAGATCGGATCATACGGAACAAATGAGCGAAGCCGATGCATGGGTATGGGGGATAGAAGGAGTTACTGTTTCTAGTTTGAGACCTGCAAACAGAGGAACAGAGGCAGATGGTGTGTACACAGGGACATTCAGCTTTCAGCAACTAAATTTTCCTCTTCCGTCTTTGTCCTGCCTGAGAAATACAAAATTTGACTTGTCTAGCATGCCAAGCCAAGATCAGACTAGAGATTTATTTCGAGCCTATTCTCCTTTGATTTATTTTCATCCGAATGAGGAGTTCCTTCCTTCCTCTGTCGATTGGGTTTTCTCCAACGGTGCCTTGTTATACCAGAAAGGTAACGAATCTAACCCCGTCCCGGTTCAACCCAACGGTTCAAACCTTCCGCAAGGCGGCTCGGACGATGGCTTATACTGGTTGGATTATCCAGCCGATGAGAGTGCAAGGGAAAGGGTTAAGAGGGGAGACTTAGGGAACACAAAGGTGTATCTACACATCAAACCAATGTTTGGAGGCACTTTCACTGACATTGTCCTCTGGATATTCCTTCCTTTCAACGGCAATGCCCACCTCAAGATTTTATTCATGAAGAGCCTCTCCCTAGGGAATGTCGGTGAACATATTGGAGATTGGGAACACGTTACCTTGCGGATCAGCAACTTCAACGGCGAATTGTGGCGTGTCTACTTCTCTGAGCACAGTGGAGGAAGTCTAGTGGAGGCATGCGATCTAGAGTTCCAAGGTGGAAACAAGCCTGTGGCTTACGCGTCTCTTCACGGACACGCAATGTTCTCAAGACCCGGACTGGTGTTGCAAGGCCAAGACGGGAACGGCATAAGGAATGACATGGCGAGAAGTGATAAGTTCTTTGATACTAGTACTGGTTATGAGGTGATTGCGGGACAAGGAATCGTGGAGCCACCGTGGCTAAATTATTTTAGGAAATGGGGACCAACCGTCCAACATGACCTTGAAAAGACCATTGACGGTTTTGCCAAGACATTGCCCGGATTTTTGCGTAAGAAATTCCGTGAGCTCACTGACAAAATACCTCATGAAGTCCTTGAAGAAGAGGGTCCCACTGGACCCAAAGTCAAACAGTCTTGGAACGCTGATGAATAA
- the LOC125575957 gene encoding cytochrome P450 94B1-like: protein MEALTLVLLPFLFLVVLILSTGKSLCLRNSITPKTYPVIGCLLSFYTNRNRLLDWYTELLTESPSGTVIINRLAARRTVVTANPSNVEYILKTNFDNYPKGKPFTEILGDFLGGGIFNVDGNLWVKQRRLATHDFTPRSLREYVDVLRNEVEDELLSFLDAAAQDYQPFDLQELLRRFTFNIVCIVFLGIDRCSLNPSSPVSEFDRAFQTAAAVSAGRGSAPLSFVWKLKRLVGFGSEKDLRHAVQKVHSCVNEIIREKKINTKSDFLSRLIVAGESDEAVRDMVISVVMAGRDTTSAVTTRLFSLISCHKTTECELVNEIRSVKDITGGFDYESLKKLSLLKACLCEVMRLYPPVPWDSKHALTDDRLPDGTAVRAGDRVTYFPYGMGRMEELWGKDWDEFKPNRWFDSYDHKTRVLKKVNPFKFPVFQAGPRVCLGEEMAYLQMKYVVASMLHRFQFEPIGTDKPVFVPMLTAHMAGGMRVRVRRRDGSR from the coding sequence ATGGAAGCTTTaactcttgttcttcttccttttctcttcCTCGTGGTTTTGATACTCTCTACTGGAAAATCTCTTTGTCTACGTAACTCTATAACGCCGAAAACATACCCGGTTATCGGATGCTTACTTTCCTTCTATACGAACCGGAACAGGTTGCTGGATTGGTATACCGAGCTCCTAACCGAATCCCCAAGTGGGACAGTGATCATTAACCGCTTGGCTGCCCGGAGAACCGTGGTGACGGCCAACCCATCCAACGTCGAGTACATCCTCAAGACAAACTTTGATAACTACCCGAAAGGCAAACCCTTCACGGAGATTCTTGGAGACTTTCTCGGCGGCGGGATATTTAACGTTGACGGAAACCTCTGGGTAAAGCAGCGGAGACTGGCTACTCATGATTTCACGCCCAGGTCGCTGAGAGAGTACGTTGACGTTTTGAGGAACGAGGTCGAGGACGAGCTTCTGTCCTTCTTGGACGCTGCCGCCCAAGATTATCAACCCTTCGATCTCCAAGAGCTTCTCCGGAGATTCACTTTCAATATTGTCTGCATTGTTTTCCTCGGGATCGATCGTTGCAGTTTAAACCCGTCGTCACCCGTTTCTGAGTTCGATCGAGCGTTTCAGACTGCGGCTGCCGTTAGCGCTGGACGTGGTTCCGCACCGCTATCCTTCGTGTGGAAGCTGAAGAGACTGGTCGGTTTTGGATCTGAGAAAGACCTCAGACACGCTGTCCAAAAAGTTCACAGCTGCGTCAATGAGATCATTCGAGAGAAGAAGATCAATACCAAGAGCGATTTTCTGTCGCGATTGATCGTCGCTGGAGAAAGCGACGAGGCTGTGAGAGATATGGTAATTAGTGTTGTAATGGCCGGGAGGGACACGACCTCGGCGGTCACCACACGCTTGTTTTCGTTGATCTCCTGTCACAAGACAACCGAGTGTGAGCTAGTTAATGAAATCAGATCGGTTAAGGATATAACCGGGGGCTTCGATTATGAATCACTGAAGAAACTGAGTCTGTTGAAAGCGTGCTTGTGTGAAGTGATGCGATTGTATCCTCCGGTGCCTTGGGATTCCAAACACGCCCTAACCGATGACCGTTTACCAGACGGTACGGCGGTGCGTGCGGGAGACCGGGTTACGTATTTTCCATATGGGATGGGGAGAATGGAGGAGCTTTGGGGGAAAGATTGGGATGAGTTTAAACCAAACCGATGGTTTGACTCTTATGATCATAAGACCAGAGTTTTGAAGAAAGTGAACCCTTTCAAGTTTCCTGTTTTTCAAGCCGGTCCGAGGGTTTGTCTCGGGGAAGAGATGGCGTACCTGCAGATGAAGTACGTTGTGGCTTCCATGCTTCACCGTTTTCAGTTTGAACCGATCGGTACGGACAAACCGGTTTTTGTGCCAATGCTCACGGCTCACATGGCTGGTGGGATGCGAGTCCGCGTTCGCCGGAGAGATGGATCTCGATGA
- the LOC125575783 gene encoding probable calcium-binding protein CML40 — translation MKSNKREEYHQRVFSCFDKTQQGKVSVSAIERCVDAIKSGEKAVPEEDTTDSPHTDKSLELEEFVKLVEQGAEEDKERDLKQAFNMMFEESLQGITPKSLKRMLSLLGESKSLEECEVMISQFDINRDGIISFDEFRVMMQ, via the coding sequence ATGAAGAGCAACAAACGTGAAGAGTATCATCAAAGGGTGTTTAGTTGCTTTGACAAGACCCAACAAGGGAAGGTTTCTGTTTCCGCCATCGAGAGATGTGTGGATGCTATTAAGTCCGGGGAAAAGGCCGTACCAGAAGAAGACACGACCGATTCACCACACACTGATAAATCCTTGGAACTCGAGGAATTCGTGAAGCTGGTGGAACAAGGAGCAGAGGAAGACAAGGAGAGGGACTTGAAGCAGGCTTTCAACATGATGTTTGAAGAGAGTCTACAAGGCATTACTCCTAAAAGTTTGAAGAGGATGCTAAGTTTGTTGGGTGAGTCTAAAAGCCTTGAAGAATGCGAGGTTATGATCTCGCAATTCGATATTAATAGGGATGGAATTATTAGTTTCGATGAGTTTAGGGTCATGatgcaataa
- the LOC106433470 gene encoding protein LYK2 gives MPKLILNVNMAGSVSKECVTSLIMFFFTWSLCATSNDLLSCDPEESSSSSSTSYVCHSNLQKCRTFATLRANSPLRGHFIPIDCTCNGRFYEAHLFKTCVKGDTFRSLAASLQGQLTTCLSIRDENPQVSEESLDEKVKLRLGVKCSCPEEGGATRFLVTYPVSEGESVSSLADKFNTTEDAIVSANNNSGVVPRTPALIPLDHKPQNTTPSRQKKKRSKMKKLMIAVISAIAGVMGLITLMVLGYLHWKKETRLQSWISNKDPETRQLSLSIRTTSDKKISFEGSQELDSVVVVGTTTPRKPVVEIYALEELEKATENFSSSNHIKGSVYFGSLKGKDLAIKQVSAGVMKRFDLGLLNDQSHYYSHNLMRVLGTCFRESPPDEGASYLVFEYAKNGSLWDWLQNKLAIKNQFIESCYCFLALKQRIKICHDVAIALKFMHRINYVHGNITSRNIFLNEDLRGKVGNFGMSSKDDNIDSSMSPATDVFSYGIIVMEVLSGQTSEMLLGPQEQEEEEENRVNPEWKRLRESFMMGEKEMLREVMDSTLGESYSVDSAYEMARLAADCTAEEAELRPSAAEIVERVSRLVDEEEDEAVLIERDNTISESSYKPLVRKGDEC, from the exons ATGCCGAAGCTTATTCTAAACGTCAACATGGCTGGTTCAGTTAGTAAAGAGTGCGTGACAAGTCTTATAATGTTCTTTTTCACATGGTCTCTCTGTGCAACTTCAAATGATCTGCTTAGCTGCGACCCAGAAGaatcctcttcctcctcctcaacTAGCTACGTTTGCCACTCAAACCTCCAAAAGTGCCGCACTTTCGCCACTCTAAGAGCCAATTCTCCCTTGAGGGGCCATTTTATCCCGATTGACTGCACATGTAATGGAAGGTTCTACGAGGCTCATCTGTTCAAAACTTGCGTTAAAGGCGACACCTTTCGCTCTCTCGCTGCATCCCTACAAGGCCAGCTGACCACGTGCCT GTCTATAAGGGACGAGAATCCTCAAGTTTCGGAGGAGAGCCTGGACGAGAAGGTTAAGTTGCGGTTGGGGGTCAAGTGTTCATGTCCAGAAGAAGGTGGCGCCACCAGGTTTCTCGTTACATATCCGGTGAGTGAGGGGGAAAGCGTTTCAAGCTTGGCAGACAAGTTCAACACAACAGAGGATGCTATTGTGTCTGCAAACAACAATTCTGGAGTGGTTCCACGCACCCCTGCTCTCATACCTCTTGATCATAAACCACAGAACACCACCCCGAGTCGCCAGAAGAAAAAGCGGTCAAAGATGAAGAAGCTGATGATCGCTGTGATCAGCGCGATTGCTGGAGTTATGGGTCTTATCACTCTCATGGTGCTGGGTTACTTGCACTGGAAGAAAGAGACGCGTCTGCAAAGCTGGATAAGCAATAAAGATCCAGAGACGCGGCAGCTGAGCCTGAGCATCCGAACCACCAGTGACAAGAAAATCTCCTTTGAAGGGTCACAGGAGTTGGATtcggttgttgttgttggcaCCACAACTCCCCGAAAGCCCGTTGTGGAGATTTACGCGTTGGAGGAGCTGGAGAAAGCCACTGAGAATTTCAGCTCAAGCAATCACATCAAAGGTTCCGTTTATTTCGGTTCTCTCAAAGGCAAAGACTTGGCTATCAAGCAAGTGAGCGCCGGTGTAATGAAAAGATTCGACTTGGGGCTTCTCAACGATCAGTCACACTACTACAGTCACAACCTGATGAGGGTTCTTGGGACATGTTTCAGAGAATCCCCGCCGGATGAGGGTGCTTCTTATCTGGTTTTCGAGTACGCAAAGAATGGGTCTTTGTGGGATTGGCTCCAGAACAAATTGGCCATCAAGAATCAATTCATCGAGTCTTGTTACTGTTTCTTGGCATTGAAACAGAGGATCAAGATCTGCCACGATGTCGCCATCGCCTTAAAGTTTATGCATCGGATTAACTATGTTCACGGCAACATCACGAGTAGGAACATTTTCTTGAATGAAGATCTTAGAGGTAAAGTCGGAAACTTTGGCATGTCGTCAAAGGATGACAACATTGATTCTTCCATGTCTCCAGCTACTGACGTCTTCTCTTACGGGATCATCGTAATGGAGGTTTTGTCTGGACAAACCTCAGAGATGTTGCTTGGACcgcaagaacaagaagaagaagaagaaaatagggTTAATCCCGAGTGGAAGAGACTGAGAGAGTCGTTTATGATGGGGGAGAAGGAAATGCTAAGGGAAGTGATGGATAGCACGCTGGGGGAGAGCTATTCAGTTGACTCTGCCTATGAAATGGCAAGACTTGCAGCAGACTGTACTGCTGAAGAAGCAGAGCTAAGGCCGAGCGCGGCTGAGATTGTAGAGAGGGTTTCGAGATTggtggatgaagaagaagacgaggcAGTCTTAATAGAGAGAGATAATACCATTTCAGAGAGTTCTTACAAGCCTTTGGTAAGGAAAGGAGATGAATgctaa